One part of the Phycisphaeraceae bacterium genome encodes these proteins:
- a CDS encoding D-glycerate dehydrogenase, with the protein MLSIENATVRCAGDGVLKPADMKQFAAGASVLVTMYHDRVDADLLDAIGSQIKGVCNFAVGFNNIDLEACRQRGVVVTNTPNAVTEGTADLAWALLLAVARGIVPADRYARSRAYPDNGPLSMSAFSGADLTGRNLLIVGAGRIGFGVAMRSLGWGMRVQYVARSRHWDFELAPLAAQRVSLEEGLRNADVVSLHVPLSPATTHLIDAKALSLMKPNAILINTARGPIVDEAALAQALKENRIYGAGLDVYEREPEVYPGLLDLDNVTLTPHIGSAEVRYREMMTDMVSENVNAILAGKEPPNRIA; encoded by the coding sequence ATGCTATCCATCGAGAATGCAACAGTTCGATGTGCAGGCGATGGCGTGCTCAAACCGGCAGACATGAAGCAGTTCGCAGCGGGAGCGAGTGTGCTGGTGACCATGTATCACGATCGCGTGGATGCTGATCTGCTTGACGCGATTGGGTCTCAAATCAAGGGTGTCTGTAACTTTGCGGTCGGGTTCAACAACATCGATCTCGAGGCTTGCAGGCAGCGGGGGGTTGTTGTTACCAATACACCCAACGCGGTGACCGAGGGGACTGCTGATCTTGCCTGGGCGCTGCTGCTGGCGGTCGCTCGCGGGATTGTGCCTGCAGACCGGTATGCGCGAAGCAGGGCATATCCCGACAACGGCCCGCTTTCCATGAGTGCATTCAGCGGCGCGGATCTGACTGGTCGGAATCTGCTGATTGTTGGTGCAGGCCGCATCGGGTTCGGCGTGGCGATGCGTTCGCTCGGCTGGGGCATGAGGGTGCAGTATGTTGCACGATCCCGTCATTGGGACTTTGAGCTCGCGCCACTTGCCGCTCAGCGCGTGTCGCTTGAAGAAGGACTGCGGAACGCGGATGTTGTGAGTCTGCATGTGCCTTTGTCACCAGCCACAACGCATCTGATCGATGCCAAGGCACTGTCGCTGATGAAGCCGAACGCGATATTGATTAATACTGCTCGTGGCCCGATCGTCGATGAGGCGGCGCTTGCGCAGGCTCTGAAAGAGAATCGTATTTACGGCGCGGGACTTGATGTCTATGAGCGAGAACCGGAGGTGTATCCGGGCCTGCTTGATCTGGATAATGTCACGCTCACGCCGCATATCGGCAGTGCGGAAGTTCGGTATCGCGAAATGATGACCGACATGGTGAGCGAGAATGTGAATGCAATACTCGCTGGCAAAGAGCCGCCGAATCGGATTGCTTGA
- a CDS encoding MCE family protein, which produces MTKPKQQTPDALPQAVESKQWTRPSIAWLLPIAAMLVVVWLGYSAWRQQGETIEITFDHAHGIEVDDPVMYRGVRVGIVREVTLAPANSGIIVRVELRRDTRSIATSDARFWIVRPEVSLRGVTGLETLLGPRLIRVEPGTDPKFAREFVGLNAAPSITLNESALHIFVDADRLGSLLPGGPVLYRDVQVGQITSYELVRDTTAVRIAVEVDERFAPLITDTTKFWNASGIDLDIGLFNGVRLRSDSLESLLTGGIAFATPTKPGQTVGHNYVFQLESEPKPEWLRWKPSIDVGEAMPAN; this is translated from the coding sequence TGCGTGGCTGCTACCGATTGCCGCGATGCTTGTTGTAGTATGGCTGGGATACTCGGCGTGGAGGCAGCAGGGTGAGACCATCGAGATTACATTCGACCATGCCCACGGTATTGAGGTTGATGATCCTGTGATGTATCGGGGGGTGCGGGTTGGTATTGTGCGGGAGGTCACGCTTGCGCCTGCCAACAGCGGCATCATTGTGCGTGTTGAGCTTCGTCGCGATACGCGTTCCATCGCAACGTCCGATGCACGATTTTGGATTGTGAGACCTGAGGTGAGCCTGCGAGGTGTCACCGGGCTAGAGACGTTGCTTGGCCCTCGGTTGATCCGTGTTGAACCGGGGACAGACCCAAAGTTTGCTCGCGAGTTTGTTGGTCTCAATGCAGCGCCATCAATTACCCTCAATGAGAGCGCGCTGCATATCTTTGTAGATGCGGACCGTTTGGGATCGCTCCTTCCCGGAGGTCCTGTGCTCTACCGGGATGTGCAGGTTGGTCAGATTACGTCATACGAGTTGGTGCGCGACACGACAGCCGTGCGCATTGCTGTCGAAGTTGACGAGCGCTTTGCTCCCTTGATCACAGACACGACGAAGTTCTGGAATGCGTCCGGGATTGATCTTGACATCGGGTTGTTCAACGGCGTTCGTCTGCGATCTGATTCACTCGAATCGCTGCTGACTGGTGGGATTGCATTTGCAACCCCGACAAAGCCTGGACAGACAGTCGGGCACAACTACGTGTTTCAACTTGAGTCGGAACCCAAACCCGAATGGCTGCGATGGAAACCATCCATTGATGTCGGCGAGGCAATGCCAGCAAACTAA
- a CDS encoding HU family DNA-binding protein has translation MARKTTTRKTTRKAATKKTPARRPAAKGTSKRKPTAAAAPRAAKPAKITAARDKARTKSEILNVLAEHAGVTRKDVATIFDTMNEMIVADLRKGGCGKFTVPGMMKVMVQRKPATKARKGINPFTGEETVFKAKPARNVVKIRPLKGLKDAV, from the coding sequence ATGGCGAGAAAAACAACCACACGCAAAACAACCCGCAAAGCAGCGACCAAGAAAACCCCCGCGCGCCGTCCAGCCGCCAAGGGAACTTCCAAGCGCAAGCCGACCGCAGCTGCTGCACCCCGCGCAGCAAAGCCCGCAAAGATCACTGCGGCGAGGGACAAGGCGCGTACCAAGAGTGAAATCCTCAATGTGCTCGCTGAGCACGCTGGCGTGACACGCAAGGACGTTGCAACCATCTTCGACACAATGAACGAGATGATCGTTGCAGATCTGCGCAAGGGCGGCTGTGGCAAGTTCACCGTTCCAGGCATGATGAAGGTCATGGTGCAGCGCAAGCCGGCCACCAAGGCACGCAAGGGCATCAATCCATTCACAGGTGAAGAGACCGTCTTTAAGGCAAAGCCAGCCCGCAATGTCGTCAAGATCCGTCCGCTCAAGGGTCTGAAAGACGCTGTCTGA